From Halanaeroarchaeum sulfurireducens, a single genomic window includes:
- a CDS encoding Lrp/AsnC family transcriptional regulator, translated as MTLEGLDDLDRTILYMLQGDARRTSSGDIADVAGVSASTVRNRIERLERENIIQEYDATVGYEEAGYQLHTLIVCTAPVPSREELAAKALDIPGVVRVTEIMTGDENVHVIAVGSDSDDLSRIGRDLNDLGMEVADEDLIRNEYTGQFSGFDPDADALETDDQ; from the coding sequence ATGACTCTCGAAGGACTCGACGATCTGGATCGAACGATTCTCTACATGCTGCAAGGCGACGCCCGAAGAACCTCCTCGGGGGATATCGCGGACGTCGCGGGCGTCTCGGCGAGCACCGTCCGGAACCGCATCGAGCGACTGGAACGCGAAAACATCATCCAGGAGTACGATGCGACCGTGGGATACGAGGAGGCTGGATATCAGCTCCATACGTTGATCGTGTGTACCGCACCAGTCCCGAGCCGGGAAGAACTCGCAGCGAAAGCGCTCGACATCCCCGGCGTCGTTCGGGTGACTGAAATCATGACGGGCGACGAGAACGTTCACGTGATCGCCGTCGGGTCCGATAGCGACGATCTCAGCCGCATTGGCCGCGATCTGAACGACCTCGGCATGGAGGTGGCAGACGAGGATCTGATTAGAAACGAGTACACGGGACAGTTTTCCGGATTCGATCCCGACGCGGACGCGCTGGAAACTGACGACCAGTGA
- a CDS encoding class-III pyridoxal-phosphate-dependent aminotransferase → MDRNTAEPTVSTLPGEKAQRWVDYHHENAAPSTYVYEFVWDITGDAEGPFVTDVDGNVLMDFTSHVAASPLGYNNPKIMDKLREFDLVDPAKIAGQDFYVATDSTNPEDAGFPGPAHLMDRLTAVSDHYGLDTVFLSNSGAEAVENAIKINYDYRDGAKWGITFDGAFHGRTLGALSLNRSKATHRRKFPEVSGIHDMPFCGNESCTSETCDCGYFPDDSGVSELRRRLDPKTGDIHPDDVAYIIIEPIQGEGGYRIPSDAFMADLADVTDRFDIPLVADEIQSGIGRTGKFWAADHYPIEPDVIASAKGLRVGATIGRSEIFPEEKARLSSTWGAGDILAAAQGVFTLEAIEEFDLMANARERGDQFLERLEDAATEAVVDARGKGLMLALEFDTKERQKTMHQALFQRGLLTLTCGVKTIRFIPPLDVTEREIDIAAGIVEDALDEI, encoded by the coding sequence ATGGACCGCAACACCGCCGAACCAACCGTCTCGACGCTACCGGGCGAAAAGGCGCAACGATGGGTCGACTATCATCACGAGAACGCGGCGCCGAGCACCTACGTCTACGAGTTCGTCTGGGACATCACAGGGGACGCGGAGGGACCCTTCGTCACGGACGTCGACGGGAACGTCCTGATGGATTTCACGAGTCACGTCGCGGCCTCGCCACTCGGGTACAACAACCCGAAGATCATGGACAAACTCCGGGAGTTCGACCTCGTCGACCCGGCCAAGATCGCCGGCCAGGATTTCTACGTCGCGACCGATTCGACGAACCCCGAGGACGCCGGTTTCCCCGGACCGGCACACCTCATGGATCGGCTCACTGCTGTCTCGGACCACTACGGCCTGGACACCGTCTTTCTCTCGAACTCCGGGGCCGAGGCCGTCGAGAACGCCATCAAGATCAATTACGATTATCGCGATGGCGCGAAGTGGGGGATTACCTTCGACGGGGCGTTCCACGGGCGCACCCTCGGTGCCCTCTCGCTCAACCGCTCGAAAGCAACGCATCGGCGCAAATTCCCCGAGGTGTCCGGTATCCACGACATGCCCTTCTGTGGAAACGAATCGTGCACATCCGAAACCTGCGACTGCGGGTACTTCCCCGACGACTCGGGGGTTTCAGAACTCCGACGGCGACTCGACCCGAAGACTGGGGACATTCACCCGGACGACGTCGCGTACATCATCATCGAGCCCATTCAGGGCGAAGGCGGGTACAGGATCCCCAGCGACGCGTTCATGGCGGATCTCGCCGACGTTACCGACCGCTTCGACATCCCGCTCGTCGCCGACGAGATCCAGTCGGGGATCGGCCGAACCGGCAAATTCTGGGCCGCCGATCACTACCCCATCGAACCCGACGTCATCGCGAGCGCGAAGGGGCTCCGCGTGGGCGCGACCATCGGCCGATCGGAGATCTTCCCCGAGGAGAAGGCCCGGCTCTCCTCGACCTGGGGGGCCGGTGACATCCTCGCGGCCGCCCAGGGCGTGTTCACCCTCGAGGCGATCGAGGAGTTCGACCTCATGGCCAACGCCCGCGAACGGGGAGACCAGTTTCTCGAGCGGCTCGAAGACGCCGCCACGGAGGCAGTCGTCGACGCTCGCGGGAAGGGGCTCATGCTCGCCCTCGAGTTCGACACGAAAGAGCGCCAGAAAACGATGCACCAGGCGCTATTCCAGCGAGGGCTGCTCACCCTTACCTGTGGCGTGAAAACGATCCGGTTCATCCCGCCACTCGACGTGACCGAGCGCGAGATCGACATCGCCGCTGGCATCGTCGAGGACGCACTCGACGAGATCTGA
- a CDS encoding DUF7117 family protein, with the protein MRVRGERTCRNCGATWSYFETGSIRCPECDSARSTGRGDPTLHTDRSTNLDLSGPRETAAEGNLDDALQDASETCLEYIHDRGFIDGGSLRALDESYVHAQELRHAATLATSRLELSDAEREYLHTLVAADPGDRLPAEAVPKQLWAARGLAVATTVREYRDEMRTYRSERDDDPRIRELIEPLREHARRIRALDGEVEPQYADDLLAAARAVGAYCRDSENETLQSARTAVEQLS; encoded by the coding sequence ATGCGAGTCCGCGGTGAGCGTACGTGCCGGAACTGTGGCGCAACCTGGTCGTACTTCGAGACGGGGAGTATCAGGTGTCCCGAGTGCGATAGTGCGCGGAGCACCGGTCGGGGCGACCCCACGCTCCACACGGACCGGTCCACGAATCTCGACCTGAGCGGTCCCCGCGAGACCGCCGCAGAGGGTAACCTCGACGACGCTCTCCAGGACGCATCGGAAACCTGTCTCGAATACATCCACGACCGGGGATTCATCGATGGCGGATCGCTGCGAGCCCTCGACGAGTCCTACGTCCACGCTCAGGAACTCCGCCACGCGGCGACCCTGGCCACGAGCCGCCTCGAACTGTCCGACGCCGAGCGGGAGTATCTGCACACCCTCGTCGCTGCGGACCCGGGCGACCGCCTCCCGGCCGAGGCCGTTCCCAAACAGCTTTGGGCGGCCCGGGGTCTGGCTGTTGCCACCACCGTCCGAGAGTATCGGGACGAAATGCGGACCTACCGCTCCGAGCGGGACGACGATCCCCGAATTCGAGAGCTGATCGAGCCACTGCGCGAACATGCCAGACGGATCCGGGCACTCGACGGCGAGGTCGAGCCCCAGTACGCCGACGACCTGCTGGCGGCGGCGCGGGCGGTGGGTGCGTATTGCCGGGACAGCGAAAACGAGACGCTCCAGTCGGCCAGGACTGCGGTCGAACAGCTCTCGTAA
- a CDS encoding NAD-binding protein, which produces MTRETVHQESDIDRHRGAETFVVGGGHLGYDIARRLVARKTTVTLIDSMSLSRTPRALDVHHVDALDSRALSPIGRADEPIVLLVDDSDGTNMLLAQHARTRFDTDRILVRVNDPRRLDAFEDLGVDIVDGPATLGRTIVDERL; this is translated from the coding sequence ATGACACGAGAGACAGTCCACCAGGAAAGCGACATCGATCGACACCGTGGCGCGGAGACCTTCGTCGTCGGTGGCGGTCACCTGGGATACGACATCGCACGGCGCCTCGTCGCCAGAAAGACGACAGTCACACTGATCGATTCGATGTCTCTTTCCAGGACTCCACGCGCACTCGACGTTCACCACGTGGATGCCCTGGACAGTCGAGCACTCTCTCCGATCGGTCGAGCGGACGAACCGATCGTCTTGCTCGTCGACGACTCGGACGGCACGAACATGCTGTTGGCACAACACGCCAGGACCAGGTTCGACACGGATCGGATACTCGTCCGGGTCAACGACCCGCGACGCCTGGACGCGTTCGAGGACCTCGGGGTCGACATCGTGGACGGTCCGGCCACGCTGGGGCGAACCATCGTCGACGAACGATTATGA
- a CDS encoding HhH-GPD family protein translates to MSEWSLPADREAVRTALVTWYETDHRQFPWRETTDPYAILVSEVMSQQTQLDRVVPAWEAFLDRWPTVSALADADRSDVVGFWSSHSLGYNNRATYLHEAATRVVADFDAEIPDSPDELTKLQGVGPYTANAVASFAFDTGDAVVDTNVKRVLHRAFAVPDDDDAFDAAARELMPADESRVWNNAIMELGGVACGKTPACDGADCPWRRWCHAYETGDFTAPDVPTQPDFEGSRRQFRGRVVRVLDEQGATAVNDLGHRIRVDYAPDSERGREWLEGLLSDLVDDGLVALQEEDDRIVATLAAD, encoded by the coding sequence ATGTCGGAGTGGTCGCTGCCCGCGGATCGGGAGGCGGTCCGTACGGCTCTGGTGACGTGGTACGAAACCGATCACCGACAGTTCCCCTGGCGGGAGACCACGGACCCCTACGCGATCCTCGTTTCGGAGGTCATGAGCCAGCAGACCCAACTCGACCGCGTCGTCCCCGCCTGGGAGGCGTTTCTCGACCGGTGGCCGACCGTCTCGGCCCTCGCGGACGCCGATCGGTCGGACGTCGTCGGCTTCTGGTCGAGTCACAGCCTGGGGTACAACAATCGCGCGACGTATCTGCACGAGGCGGCGACCCGGGTCGTCGCTGACTTCGACGCCGAAATTCCCGACTCGCCGGACGAGTTAACGAAGTTACAGGGCGTTGGCCCCTACACGGCGAACGCCGTGGCGAGTTTCGCGTTCGATACCGGCGACGCGGTCGTCGACACCAATGTGAAACGAGTCCTCCACCGGGCGTTTGCCGTCCCCGATGACGACGACGCGTTCGACGCGGCGGCCCGTGAACTCATGCCCGCGGATGAATCGCGGGTCTGGAACAACGCCATCATGGAACTCGGCGGCGTGGCCTGCGGGAAGACGCCGGCCTGCGACGGGGCAGACTGCCCGTGGCGTCGGTGGTGTCACGCCTACGAGACTGGCGATTTCACCGCGCCGGACGTTCCGACCCAGCCCGACTTCGAGGGAAGCCGTCGCCAATTCCGTGGTCGGGTCGTCAGAGTGCTCGACGAACAGGGGGCGACAGCCGTAAACGATCTGGGACACCGGATCCGGGTCGATTACGCACCCGACAGCGAGCGAGGCCGGGAGTGGCTCGAAGGGCTGTTGTCTGATCTCGTCGACGACGGCCTCGTCGCCCTCCAGGAGGAAGACGACCGTATCGTCGCGACCCTCGCGGCTGACTGA
- a CDS encoding DUF1028 domain-containing protein: protein MHPRTATYSIVARDPAIDAVGVAVASKFVSIGSVVPFAAADAGAIATQSYANVAYGPKAMHLLRDGYDASTVVERLTQADEDAPDRQLGVVGREGSVAAFTGADCLDHASHRQGENYTVQGNLMESREAIDAMATAFETTAKGFPERLLAALQAGKAAGGDRRGERSAALYVAKPGGGYDGKNDRWIDVRVDDHDQPLDELERVFRIYDVTRVERESPASLAELEGETARAVLETLDEMGLYDGEPTDTIGEAERQAIVDFRGVTNFENQPIEVIEDALARGWDDADGSGKEKMVNAIWHGLSRLDRR from the coding sequence ATGCACCCCAGAACCGCGACGTACTCCATCGTCGCCCGCGATCCGGCGATCGACGCGGTCGGCGTCGCCGTCGCCTCGAAGTTCGTCTCCATCGGGTCGGTCGTTCCCTTCGCCGCGGCCGACGCCGGCGCGATCGCGACCCAGAGTTACGCCAACGTCGCCTACGGACCGAAAGCAATGCACCTGCTCAGGGACGGATACGACGCGAGCACCGTCGTCGAGCGGCTGACCCAGGCAGACGAGGACGCCCCCGATCGCCAACTCGGCGTGGTGGGCCGGGAGGGCTCGGTGGCGGCGTTCACCGGCGCGGATTGTCTCGACCACGCGAGCCACCGCCAGGGGGAGAATTACACGGTCCAGGGCAACCTCATGGAGAGCCGCGAGGCCATCGACGCAATGGCGACCGCGTTCGAGACGACCGCGAAGGGGTTCCCCGAGCGCCTCCTCGCGGCCCTCCAGGCCGGGAAAGCCGCGGGTGGCGACCGACGGGGCGAACGCAGCGCCGCCCTGTACGTCGCCAAGCCGGGCGGCGGCTACGACGGAAAGAACGACCGGTGGATCGACGTCCGGGTCGACGACCACGACCAGCCCCTCGACGAACTCGAGCGCGTCTTTCGCATTTACGACGTCACTCGCGTCGAACGCGAATCGCCCGCGTCGCTTGCCGAACTCGAGGGCGAGACCGCCCGGGCCGTCCTGGAGACACTCGACGAGATGGGATTGTACGATGGGGAGCCAACGGACACGATCGGCGAGGCCGAACGGCAGGCGATCGTTGACTTCCGCGGCGTGACGAACTTCGAGAACCAGCCCATCGAGGTCATCGAGGACGCACTGGCACGCGGCTGGGACGACGCCGACGGAAGCGGCAAAGAGAAGATGGTGAACGCCATCTGGCACGGCCTCTCCCGCCTCGACCGCCGCTGA
- a CDS encoding PadR family transcriptional regulator produces MYDLTGFQRDLLYVVAGLDEPHGLAIKEELEDYYESEIHHGRLYPNLDTLVDKGLIDKGQRDQRTNYYTVTRRGRREIEARREWESKYVDLAE; encoded by the coding sequence ATGTACGACCTGACAGGGTTCCAGCGCGATCTCCTCTACGTGGTCGCCGGACTGGACGAGCCACACGGTCTCGCCATCAAGGAGGAACTCGAGGACTACTACGAATCGGAGATTCACCACGGTCGGCTCTACCCGAACCTCGACACGCTGGTCGACAAGGGCCTCATCGACAAGGGCCAGCGAGACCAGCGAACGAACTACTACACCGTCACGCGCCGGGGCCGGCGAGAAATCGAAGCGCGTCGCGAATGGGAGTCGAAGTACGTGGATCTGGCGGAGTGA
- a CDS encoding AI-2E family transporter has protein sequence MSSPWRVNRARIGWWAVAVVLAATVGYVFVSFVGTFVFGLFVYYATRPIYRRLKRVVRPPSLAAGISLVLITLPAILLLAYTIAIGLQEFDRLVEMQNLDVGRIETLLAPYVDVSALVADPLSILTAQTTVEGVVGNITEASAYLEFFGIAALHLFVVILLAFYLLRDGHRFANWFVHQFSDNRGLVETYVRLVDRDYSIIFFGNILNAFLTGIIGAIAYGGINLISPSALEIPYPTLLGLLTGIASLIPIIGIKLVYVPVAGYLTYGSLGAPELLWFPVVFVLVSFVIVDVIPDLVLRPYVSGRGLHLGLVMLAYIFGPLMFGWYGLFLGPMILVLIVHFTRIVLPELVAGRESRPADDAVRSTEGDGSDAADME, from the coding sequence ATGTCGTCGCCGTGGAGGGTGAACCGGGCCAGGATCGGCTGGTGGGCCGTCGCGGTCGTCCTCGCCGCCACCGTCGGCTACGTCTTCGTCTCGTTCGTCGGGACGTTCGTCTTCGGCCTGTTCGTCTACTACGCCACGCGTCCCATCTATCGCCGGCTGAAACGGGTGGTCAGACCCCCGTCGCTGGCGGCGGGCATCTCGCTCGTGCTCATCACGCTTCCCGCCATCCTGCTTCTGGCGTATACGATCGCCATCGGTTTACAGGAGTTCGATCGGCTGGTCGAGATGCAGAACCTCGACGTGGGCCGGATCGAGACGTTGCTCGCGCCGTACGTGGACGTCTCGGCGCTGGTCGCGGACCCGCTTTCCATCCTCACCGCACAGACCACCGTCGAAGGGGTCGTGGGGAACATCACCGAGGCCAGTGCCTATCTCGAATTCTTCGGTATTGCCGCACTGCACCTGTTCGTCGTCATCCTCCTGGCGTTCTACCTCCTTCGCGACGGACATCGGTTCGCGAACTGGTTCGTCCACCAGTTCTCCGACAATCGCGGACTGGTCGAGACCTACGTCCGACTGGTGGATCGCGATTACAGCATCATCTTCTTCGGAAACATCCTCAACGCGTTCCTTACGGGCATCATCGGGGCCATCGCCTACGGCGGGATAAATCTCATCTCGCCCTCAGCCCTCGAAATCCCCTATCCGACGCTCCTCGGGCTTCTGACCGGTATCGCGAGTCTCATCCCCATCATTGGCATCAAACTCGTCTACGTACCCGTCGCCGGCTATCTGACGTACGGATCGCTTGGCGCCCCGGAACTGCTGTGGTTCCCCGTCGTCTTCGTCCTCGTGTCCTTCGTCATCGTGGACGTCATTCCGGACCTGGTGCTCAGACCCTACGTGTCGGGACGAGGCCTCCACCTGGGACTTGTCATGCTGGCATACATTTTTGGGCCGCTCATGTTCGGTTGGTACGGGCTGTTCCTCGGACCGATGATCCTCGTGCTGATCGTTCACTTCACCCGGATCGTCCTTCCCGAGCTGGTTGCAGGGCGGGAGAGCCGTCCCGCGGACGACGCGGTCCGCAGCACTGAAGGGGACGGCTCCGACGCGGCGGATATGGAGTAA
- a CDS encoding DUF7528 family protein: protein MDVPADSVGQLLSDLEDARTERRSFLHTMGEHRLDGSYVVERRGADSSGNAKVFDSFEALERLGERLPAEATAEDLSRVGLTGGRRHMVLWHLVEHPGLPYDLASRQPLTARRAEDG from the coding sequence ATCGACGTTCCCGCAGATTCGGTCGGCCAGCTCCTGTCCGACCTCGAGGACGCACGCACTGAGCGTCGCTCGTTCCTGCACACAATGGGCGAACATCGCCTGGACGGGTCCTATGTCGTCGAGCGTCGCGGGGCCGACTCCAGCGGGAACGCGAAGGTGTTTGACTCGTTCGAGGCACTCGAACGACTGGGCGAGCGGCTCCCGGCCGAGGCCACGGCCGAGGACCTCTCTCGGGTCGGACTGACGGGTGGTCGCCGGCACATGGTGCTCTGGCATCTGGTCGAGCACCCCGGGCTCCCCTACGATCTGGCGAGCCGGCAGCCACTGACCGCACGGAGAGCTGAGGACGGGTAG
- a CDS encoding universal stress protein codes for MKELERDLGLSAVLAISIGAMIGSGIFILPALALGIAGPSVILAYFLAGLLVVPAALSKSEMATAMPEAGGTYIYIERGMGPLLGTVAGIGTWFSLSFKSALALVGGVPYLVLLFDLPVKPVALGLAAVLILVNILGAKQTGRLQVAIVVVMLAALGWFVAGSAASVQTPNYEPFFTGGAEGLLAATGLVFVSYAGVTKVASVAEEVEDPSRNIPLGILGSLAFTTVLYVAIVAIMVGVTEAGSIAGSLTPVAVAAEATLGTAGVLAVIAAAILALVSTANAGVLSSSRYPFAMSRDQLAPSTFATVSDRFGTPVTAITMTGVVVLILIAFVPILEIAKLASAFQILVFALVNMAVVAFRESEAEYAPAFESPLYPWMQIFGTVSGFLLLTQMGAVALVGAAVITVASVVWYLAYSRSKVVREGAATDLFRREVGRKVVDDTESFLTRETDDADGETILVALTSDASRERVRSLLTLGTDLVDPEKGTVTVVRFEEVPDQAPLDHAASVQSEGDVAFEERMSDLAADRDVHVEFGEIVSHDTKRAVVNLAEGLDVSAIVAEHERLRLRSRILGDPIDWVVRNAPCDVLLIENRGYDRPESIVLASDGGPYDPTTVAVADAIARSSSGTITLQFPMEDDQPDQRRQTIERYQDEIADVLSATVETDVRRADDGADRRPPDLIVQHGRTDRLGGGQQPHHYAGPETTEITVYPRASRSPSLPRRLVERLFF; via the coding sequence GTGAAGGAACTCGAACGCGACCTTGGCCTCAGTGCGGTCCTCGCGATAAGCATCGGCGCGATGATCGGGAGCGGCATCTTCATTCTCCCCGCGCTCGCACTCGGCATCGCCGGTCCGTCGGTCATTCTCGCGTACTTCCTCGCCGGCTTGCTCGTCGTCCCGGCGGCGCTCTCGAAGTCGGAGATGGCGACGGCGATGCCGGAGGCGGGCGGGACGTACATCTACATCGAGCGGGGCATGGGCCCCCTGCTCGGCACGGTCGCGGGGATCGGGACGTGGTTCTCGCTTTCCTTCAAAAGCGCGCTGGCACTGGTCGGCGGGGTTCCCTACCTCGTCTTGCTGTTCGACTTGCCGGTGAAGCCAGTAGCCCTTGGACTGGCAGCGGTATTGATCCTCGTCAATATCCTCGGAGCGAAACAGACGGGGCGCCTCCAGGTCGCCATCGTGGTCGTCATGCTGGCTGCACTCGGCTGGTTCGTCGCGGGTAGTGCCGCAAGTGTGCAGACGCCCAACTACGAACCGTTCTTCACTGGGGGGGCGGAAGGACTGCTCGCCGCGACGGGCCTGGTCTTCGTCTCGTACGCGGGCGTGACGAAAGTCGCGAGCGTCGCCGAGGAGGTGGAGGACCCGTCACGGAACATTCCGCTCGGCATCCTCGGTTCGCTCGCGTTCACCACGGTTCTCTACGTCGCCATCGTGGCCATAATGGTGGGTGTCACGGAAGCCGGGTCGATCGCCGGATCGCTGACACCGGTCGCCGTCGCCGCAGAGGCGACACTCGGTACTGCCGGCGTGTTAGCCGTCATCGCCGCGGCGATTCTCGCCCTGGTGTCGACGGCGAACGCGGGGGTGCTCTCCTCGTCCCGGTATCCATTTGCGATGAGCAGAGACCAGCTCGCCCCGTCCACCTTCGCGACGGTGAGCGACCGGTTCGGAACGCCGGTGACGGCCATCACGATGACCGGTGTGGTCGTCCTCATTCTCATTGCATTCGTCCCGATTCTCGAGATCGCCAAGCTTGCGAGCGCGTTCCAGATTCTCGTCTTCGCGCTCGTGAATATGGCAGTCGTCGCCTTCCGGGAAAGCGAGGCCGAGTACGCGCCCGCCTTCGAGTCGCCGCTGTACCCGTGGATGCAGATCTTCGGGACGGTCAGCGGGTTCCTGTTGCTCACCCAGATGGGCGCCGTGGCACTCGTGGGTGCGGCGGTTATCACCGTCGCCAGCGTGGTATGGTACCTCGCGTACTCCCGCTCCAAGGTGGTCCGCGAAGGAGCGGCGACCGACCTCTTCAGGCGTGAAGTCGGCCGGAAGGTCGTCGACGACACCGAATCGTTCCTCACGAGAGAGACGGACGACGCTGATGGCGAAACAATCCTCGTCGCACTCACCAGTGACGCGAGCCGTGAGCGTGTTCGATCCCTCCTGACGCTGGGGACCGACCTGGTGGACCCTGAGAAGGGGACAGTGACCGTGGTTCGGTTCGAGGAGGTACCCGACCAGGCGCCCCTCGATCACGCCGCGTCGGTCCAGTCCGAGGGCGACGTCGCGTTCGAAGAGCGGATGAGCGATCTCGCAGCCGACCGTGATGTCCACGTCGAGTTCGGGGAGATCGTGAGTCACGACACGAAACGGGCCGTCGTCAACCTCGCCGAGGGACTGGACGTTTCTGCGATCGTCGCGGAGCACGAGCGCCTGCGCCTGCGGTCGCGCATTCTCGGCGACCCGATCGACTGGGTCGTGCGAAACGCACCGTGCGACGTCCTCCTGATCGAAAACCGGGGATACGATCGGCCCGAAAGCATCGTTCTCGCCAGCGACGGGGGGCCGTACGACCCGACCACCGTCGCCGTCGCCGACGCCATCGCCCGCTCGTCCAGTGGAACCATCACCCTTCAGTTCCCCATGGAGGATGACCAGCCCGACCAGCGCCGGCAGACGATCGAACGCTATCAGGACGAGATCGCCGACGTGCTTTCGGCCACCGTCGAGACGGACGTCCGCCGCGCCGACGACGGTGCAGACCGGCGCCCGCCGGACTTGATCGTCCAACACGGACGGACCGACCGGCTCGGCGGGGGGCAGCAACCACACCACTATGCCGGCCCCGAGACCACCGAAATCACGGTCTATCCCCGTGCGTCTCGGTCGCCAAGCCTCCCGCGGCGTCTGGTCGAGCGGCTCTTCTTCTGA
- a CDS encoding NADPH-dependent FMN reductase has translation MPPHVAALVGSLRDESISRIALRETLATAASRGADTDLVDLRKLDLPVFDPDDENAGDADVVRRRLQAADAIVLGTPVYHGSYASPLKVAIDYSGFDEFENTTVGLLAVAGGSFPISALDHLRSVMRSLDAWVLPHQVAIPNASEVVEAGSIADDEVATRIETLGDQLVQYATIEPDPVSFEGEHNAGATPDR, from the coding sequence ATGCCACCCCACGTCGCCGCCCTCGTCGGCAGTCTCCGGGACGAGAGCATCTCCCGGATCGCACTCCGAGAGACCCTGGCGACTGCTGCCAGTCGCGGTGCCGACACCGACCTCGTCGATCTCCGAAAACTCGATCTACCGGTGTTCGACCCGGACGACGAAAATGCCGGTGACGCGGACGTCGTGCGACGCCGGCTCCAGGCCGCCGACGCGATCGTCCTCGGGACGCCGGTCTACCACGGCTCGTATGCCTCGCCGCTGAAGGTCGCCATCGACTACAGCGGCTTCGACGAGTTCGAGAACACGACCGTCGGGTTGCTCGCCGTCGCGGGCGGAAGCTTCCCGATCAGCGCACTCGATCACCTCCGCTCCGTAATGCGATCCCTCGACGCCTGGGTGCTTCCACACCAGGTGGCGATTCCGAATGCCTCCGAGGTAGTCGAGGCCGGGAGCATCGCGGACGACGAGGTGGCAACACGAATCGAGACGCTGGGCGACCAACTGGTGCAGTACGCGACCATCGAACCCGACCCGGTGTCCTTCGAGGGCGAACACAACGCCGGAGCGACCCCCGACCGCTGA